The Cataglyphis hispanica isolate Lineage 1 chromosome 5, ULB_Chis1_1.0, whole genome shotgun sequence genome has a segment encoding these proteins:
- the LOC126849623 gene encoding ATP-binding cassette sub-family B member 10, mitochondrial translates to MTFLWKLLTNPCILRRSGYCGINVSRKYFFGFGSCLTRQNIRISRKGRIFIELRRHTSNAIRSDTSISIVHSIKTKKSSELKNLILLAAPEKWTLIKAIAFLLVSSSITMAVPFCFGKVIDVINTMEKTNMKEELNRLTFALFIIFLIGGVSNFSRIYLMSTAGHRITQSLRKKAYAAILQQETAMFDKESTGELVGRLSGDTQIISSAVTSNVSDGLRSAIMAITGVSMMFYVSPSLALLGLAIVPPVVIVAAIWGRVLRRISKDLQNSFAVLNTTAEERISNIRTVKAFAQEKREIDRYSVKLQDVLRLCYKESLYRGMFFGMTGLSGNAIVLSVLYNGVFMVSNSDITIGSLSAFLLYAGYVGISLNGLSTAYSELNKALGANARLFELINRQPLIPIQGGQILEKELSGNVTFQNVFFAYPTRETIHVLKGFNLNIEKSSMTAIVGSSGSGKSTVASLLLRLYDPTKGSILVDNHDLRLLDPIWVKSQISIVSQEPILFSGSIKDNILYGMETATDSDIEEAAKQAHVLQFTEKMTDGLDTIVGERGIALSGGQRQRVAIARALIKKPKILILDEATSALDAESEYFVQEALEHAIRGRTVITIAHRLSTIKNADKIVVLDRGQVAETGTYVQLMNLEHGYFKKLVKHQTFA, encoded by the exons ATGACGTTTCTCTGGAAATTATTGACTAATCCTTGTATCCTGCGAAGATCAGGATATTGCGGCATCAATGTATcgcggaaatatttttttggctTTGGCTCGTGCTTAACAAGACAGAACATCAGAATATCAAGGAAAGGacgtatatttattgaattgagACGTCATACATCTAACGCTATTCGATCAGACACTTCAATATCCATCGTACATTCGATTAAGACGAAGAAGAGCTCGGAGttaaaaaatctgattttattaGCTGCGCCTGAAAAATGGACCCTAATAAAGGCCATCGCATTTCTGCTCGTGTCTTCCAGTATAACCATGGCTGTCCCGTTTTGTTTTGGCAAAGTGATAGATGTTATCAACACTATGGAAAAAACAAACATGAAAGAAGAGCTCAATCGCCTAACGTTTGctctctttataatatttctcatagGCGGTGTGAGCAACTTTAGCAGAATTTACTTGATGTCTACAGCAGGACATAGAATTACGCAGTCTCTAAGGAAAAAAGCGTACGCTGCGATTCTACAACAGGAAACGGCAATGTTTGATAAGGAAAGTACGGGAGAACTAGTCGGCAGATTAAGCG gAGATACACAAATTATTAGTTCCGCTGTTACATCCAATGTATCAGATGGTTTACGCTCTGCTATTATGGCCATTACAGGAGTCTCTATGATGTTTTATGTGTCGCCATCACTAGCTTTACTCGGCCTAGCTATAGTACCCCCTGTTGTAATCGTTGCTGCTATTTGGGGACGTGTCTTGAGAAGAATATCCAAGGATCTACAGAACAGTTTCGCAGTGCTTAACACGACTGCGGAAGAGAGAATTAGTAATATAAGAACAGTTAAAGCATTTGCACAGGAAAAACGCGAAATTGACAGATATAGCGTTAAGCTACAAGACGTTTTGAGACTGTGTTACAAAGAGAGTTTATATAGAGGAATGTTCTTTGGCATGACTGGTCTTTCTGGGAATGCTATTGTTCTTTCAGTCCTTTACAATGGAGTATTTATGGTTTCAAACTCCGATATAACAATTGGAAGTTTAAGCGCCTTTCTGTTATATGCGGGATATGTGGGAATATCTTTAAATGGATTATCTACAGCATACAGTGAGTTAAATAAGGCTCTAGGAGCGAATGCTCGTCTATTCGAGTTGATCAATCGACAGCCACTTATTCCTATTCAGGGTGGACAAATATTAGAGAAGGAATTATCGGGAAACGTGACGTTTCAAAACGTTTTCTTTGCTTATCCAACACGAGAAACGATACATGTATTGAAaggttttaatttaaatatagaaaaatcttCCATGACAGCTATCGTCGGTTCCTCGGGTTCTGGAAAATCTACGGTAGCATCACTTTTACTAAGACTGTACGATCCTACGAAGGGATCGATACTCGTGGATAATCACGATCTCCGTCTACTCGATCCTATATGGGTAAAATCACAAATTAGTATTGTATCCCAAGAACCAATTCTTTTTAGTGGCTCGATAaaggataatatattatatggaatGGAAACCGCGACAGATTCCGATATAGAGGAAGCCGCGAAACAAGCGCATGTGTTACAGTTTACAGAAAAAATGACGGATGGATTAGATACAATAGTCGGGGAAAGGGGTATCGCGCTCAGTGGCGGGCAACGTCAAAGAGTCGCCATTGCCAGAGCGTTAATAAAG aaaccaaaaattttaatattggacGAAGCGACCAGTGCCTTAGATGCGGAAAGTGAGTATTTTGTTCAGGAAGCATTAGAACATGCTATTCGTGGCAGGACGGTAATAACGATTGCTCACAGACttagtacaataaaaaatgccGATAAAATCGTGGTCCTCGATAGAGGACAAGTGGCGGAAACCGGTACTTATGTTCAACTCATGAACTTGGAGCAtggttattttaaaaagttagtgAAACATCAAACATTTGCATAA
- the LOC126849627 gene encoding eukaryotic translation initiation factor 3 subunit F → MALNLTVKVHPVVLFQIVDAYERRKAESLRVIGTLLGTVEKGIVEVTNCFCVPHKESESQVEADLTYGMDLYDLNHRVNAQENIVGWWATGNEVTTHSSVIHEYYVRECNNPVHLTVDTTLTNTTRMAIKAYVCVPLGVPNGKQGSMFTPVKVQIRCYEPEVVGLQLCSKTQLQSHIQASGVKSTGGIEPMMDLAQVSEACSKLSLMLEQVLAYVDDVLAGKQLPDNQVGRALLDMVHSVPKMTSDQFDEMFNSNVKDLLMVVALSQLIKTQLQLNEKLTLLTTL, encoded by the exons ATGGCGCTCAATCTCACTGTCAAAGTGCATCCCGtagttttatttcaaattgtgGATGCTTACGAACGACGAAAAGCGGAATCATTGCGCGTTATTGGGACCTTATTAG GTACCGTGGAAAAAGGAATAGTCGAAGTAACCAATTGTTTTTGCGTACCGCACAAAGAATCCGAAAGCCAGGTGGAGGCCGACCTTACCTATGGGATGGACTTGTATGATTTAAATCACCGAGTTAATGCACAAGAGAATATTGTTGGTTGGTGGGCCACCGGCAATGAG GTCACTACGCACTCATCCGTTATCCATGAATATTATGTGCGAGAATGTAATAATCCGGTGCATTTGACCGTTGATACTACATTGACAAATACAACGAGAATGGCGATCAAAGCTTATGTATGTGTTCCATTAGGAGTACCTAATGGCAAGCAAGGTTCCATGTTCACACCGGTTAAAGTTCAG ATTAGATGCTACGAGCCAGAGGTTGTAGGACTGCAATTATGCTCAAAGACTCAATTGCAATCCCATATACAAGCATCTGGGGTGAAATCTACTGGGGGGATAGAACCCATGATGGATCTTGCACAAGTCTCGGAGGCTTGCTCCAAACTTTCTTTAATGCTAGAACAAGTACTTGCATATGTTGACGACGTTCTAGCAGGGAAACAATTACCAGATAATCAA GTCGGCAGAGCTCTTTTGGATATGGTACATTCCGTGCCGAAAATGACTAGTGATCAATTTGACGAAATGTTTAATAGTAATGTTAAGGATCTTCTGATGGTTGTCGCGTTATCGCAATTGATAAAAACGCAATTGCAACTTAATGAAAAGCTCACACTACTTACAACTCTGTGA
- the LOC126849625 gene encoding actin-related protein 10 isoform X2 — translation MKDFNSNATLRFITILALLRNINQAEFSNVSQMDVGKRCFKNTRITHVPCTTCSFGCVPFEATKVSKRSIDKEISLVLDLAVKQSNIILFDYNEKLQGKERITNEINKMLRGYEGVRYVSDKQMIVFDIGSAYTKFGYAGEASPRGIIRTEVRCPESKKIRRIIDHTDVEDLYQLLVEFLHLLFFKYVVVTPKDTRILFLESPLAVTSFRDTIAKVMFKHFEVGSILFLPSHLATISTLGIDTALVLDVGYREATLIPIFEGIPVLKAWQALPLAGQVVHENLRRYFNDISSDIDLSEKVLEDIKVRTCFTTTLERSTKLGTKDAPTSPPDVMYPGVKRILIPGEIREKAFEILWERDNDNLSLPTMILDAIVKCPLDMRRVLVENIILIGGTTMTKGFASRLKSELLTLVQAWLGGAIFGTTDLPLRCLTKETYLKTNRVPDWSCLIDNQKDETSYEI, via the exons ATGAAGGATTTCAATAGTAATGCAACTCTTCGTTTCATCACGATCTTGGCTCTATTACGTAATATTAATCAAGCTGAATTTTCCAACGTAAGTCAAATGGACGTTGGAAAACGTTGTTTTAAGAACACACGTATCACGCACGTACCATGTACCACATGTTCCTTTGGATGCGTTCCGTTTGAAGCTACGAAAGTTTCAAAGCGTTCAATTGACAAGGAAATTTCTTTGGTCCTTGACCTAGCTGTCAaacaatctaatataatattatttgattacaaCGAAAAACTACAAGGAAAAGAGCGTATAACAAACGAGATAAACAAAATGCTTCGCGGCTACGAGGGTGTAAGATATGTTTCGGATAAGCAGATGATAGTTTTTGATATTGGCAGTGCGTACACAAA ATTTGGTTATGCTGGAGAAGCGTCTCCACGGGGTATTATCCGAACGGAAGTGAGATGCCCGGAATCCAAAAAGATACGGCGAATCATTGATCATACAGATGTCGAGGACTTGTATCAACTTCTTGTAGAATTTCttcatctattattttttaa ATACGTTGTGGTAACTCCGAAAGACACAAGGATATTGTTCTTGGAGTCACCATTGGCAGTGACATCATTTAGAGATACCATTGCAAAAGTGATGTTCAAGCATTTTGAAGTTGGTTCTATATTGTTTCTACCGAGCCATTTAGCAACAATTAGTACTCTTGGTATTGACACAGCTTTGGTATTGGACGTCGGATATCGGGAAGCGACTCTTATTCCTATCTTTGAGGGAATTCCAGTTCTCAAAGCTTGGCAGGCGTTACCCCTGGCTGGACAAGTTGTACACGA aaatttaaggagatattttaatgatatatcaaGCGATATAGATTTATCGGAAAAGGTGCTAGAAGATATAAAAGTAAGAACGTGTTTTACAACTACACTCGAAAGATCTACAAAGCTAGGAACAAAGGACGCTCCTACTTCACCTCCCGATGTTATGTATCCTGGtgttaaaagaattttgataCCTGGAGAGATTAGAGAAAAGGCATTTGAAATACTATGGGAAAGAGATAATGATAATCTCTCATTGCCAACTATGATACTCGATGCTATTGTTAAG tGTCCTTTGGATATGAGGCGAGTGTTGgtcgaaaatataatactcaTCGGTGGAACAACAATGACAAAGGGCTTTGCGAGCCGTTTGAAATCAGAATTACTGACTTTAGTCCAAG CGTGGTTAGGCGGTGCTATCTTTGGAACAACAGATTTACCATTACGATGCTTAacaaaagaaacatatttaaaaacgaaTCGAGTTCCCGATTGGTCCTGTCTTATAGACAATCAAAAAGACGAAACATCTTACGAAATATGA
- the LOC126849625 gene encoding actin-related protein 10 isoform X1, whose amino-acid sequence MKDFNSNATLRFITILALLRNINQAEFSNVSQMDVGKRCFKNTRITHVPCTTCSFGCVPFEATKVSKRSIDKEISLVLDLAVKQSNIILFDYNEKLQGKERITNEINKMLRGYEGVRYVSDKQMIVFDIGSAYTKFGYAGEASPRGIIRTEVRCPESKKIRRIIDHTDVEDLYQLLVEFLHLLFFKYVVVTPKDTRILFLESPLAVTSFRDTIAKVMFKHFEVGSILFLPSHLATISTLGIDTALVLDVGYREATLIPIFEGIPVLKAWQALPLAGQVVHENLRRYFNDISSDIDLSEKVLEDIKVRTCFTTTLERSTKLGTKDAPTSPPDVMYPGVKRILIPGEIREKAFEILWERDNDNLSLPTMILDAIVKCPLDMRRVLVENIILIGGTTMTKGFASRLKSELLTLVQGDLYKSKLKIQSFKFHTAPSKPNYTAWLGGAIFGTTDLPLRCLTKETYLKTNRVPDWSCLIDNQKDETSYEI is encoded by the exons ATGAAGGATTTCAATAGTAATGCAACTCTTCGTTTCATCACGATCTTGGCTCTATTACGTAATATTAATCAAGCTGAATTTTCCAACGTAAGTCAAATGGACGTTGGAAAACGTTGTTTTAAGAACACACGTATCACGCACGTACCATGTACCACATGTTCCTTTGGATGCGTTCCGTTTGAAGCTACGAAAGTTTCAAAGCGTTCAATTGACAAGGAAATTTCTTTGGTCCTTGACCTAGCTGTCAaacaatctaatataatattatttgattacaaCGAAAAACTACAAGGAAAAGAGCGTATAACAAACGAGATAAACAAAATGCTTCGCGGCTACGAGGGTGTAAGATATGTTTCGGATAAGCAGATGATAGTTTTTGATATTGGCAGTGCGTACACAAA ATTTGGTTATGCTGGAGAAGCGTCTCCACGGGGTATTATCCGAACGGAAGTGAGATGCCCGGAATCCAAAAAGATACGGCGAATCATTGATCATACAGATGTCGAGGACTTGTATCAACTTCTTGTAGAATTTCttcatctattattttttaa ATACGTTGTGGTAACTCCGAAAGACACAAGGATATTGTTCTTGGAGTCACCATTGGCAGTGACATCATTTAGAGATACCATTGCAAAAGTGATGTTCAAGCATTTTGAAGTTGGTTCTATATTGTTTCTACCGAGCCATTTAGCAACAATTAGTACTCTTGGTATTGACACAGCTTTGGTATTGGACGTCGGATATCGGGAAGCGACTCTTATTCCTATCTTTGAGGGAATTCCAGTTCTCAAAGCTTGGCAGGCGTTACCCCTGGCTGGACAAGTTGTACACGA aaatttaaggagatattttaatgatatatcaaGCGATATAGATTTATCGGAAAAGGTGCTAGAAGATATAAAAGTAAGAACGTGTTTTACAACTACACTCGAAAGATCTACAAAGCTAGGAACAAAGGACGCTCCTACTTCACCTCCCGATGTTATGTATCCTGGtgttaaaagaattttgataCCTGGAGAGATTAGAGAAAAGGCATTTGAAATACTATGGGAAAGAGATAATGATAATCTCTCATTGCCAACTATGATACTCGATGCTATTGTTAAG tGTCCTTTGGATATGAGGCGAGTGTTGgtcgaaaatataatactcaTCGGTGGAACAACAATGACAAAGGGCTTTGCGAGCCGTTTGAAATCAGAATTACTGACTTTAGTCCAAGGTGATttgtataaaagtaaattaaaaatacaatcgtTTAAATTTCACACAGCACCTAGTAAACCAAATTATACAGCGTGGTTAGGCGGTGCTATCTTTGGAACAACAGATTTACCATTACGATGCTTAacaaaagaaacatatttaaaaacgaaTCGAGTTCCCGATTGGTCCTGTCTTATAGACAATCAAAAAGACGAAACATCTTACGAAATATGA